GGCAAGAAGCGCAACGTGGACGCGACGCCCGACCTGTTCGGGGACACCCTGCCCGACGAGGCAGCCGAGCGGTCACGGGCGACGATGTGGGACGTGGTGCGGTTCGCCGAGCACCACCGCTACGACGCAATCGTGGTGGAGAACGTCGTGGACGCCGCGTTGTGGGTGTTGTGGCCGGCGTGGCGGTCCGGGCTGGACGCGCTTGGCTACTGCGTGCATGTCGTCTACCTCAACAGCATGCATGCTCAGGCCGGCGGCCTCCCGGCGCCGCAGTCCCGCGACCGGCTGTACGTGGTGGCGCACCTGCGCACGTCGGGTTGCCCGGATCTGAACCGGTGGACTCGGCCGCAGGCGTGGTGCGAGGGCTGCGGCCGGATGGTGCGGGCGATGCAGGCGTGGAAGAAGCCGGAACGGACCTGGGGCCGCTACCGCGCCCAGTACGTGTGGCGCTGCCCGAATGTTGCCTGCCGCAACCAGATCGTGGAGCCGGGGTGGCTGCCTGCGGCTGCCGCGATCGACTGGACCCTGACCGGCGAGCGGATCGGGGACCGCGCGAGGCCGCTGGCCGACAAGACCATGGCTCGTATCCGCGCCGGTCTGGCCCGCTACGTCAAGCCGGAACTGCTGGTGCCGGTCGAGGGCCGCGACGGCAAGACCGCCGCTCCGTTGTCGGAGGCGATGCGGACCATGACGACCCGCAACGAGACCGGTCTGCTGGTGCCTGCGGGCGGCACCTGGAACGAGACCGCGACCACGTTGGCTGAGGTGATGCGGACCAGGACCACACGTGAGTCCGAGGCGCTGGTGGTGCCGCTGCGGAACCACAACACGACGAAGAAGGCGACGGACCCGTTCGACACATTCGCTGCCGCAGGCAACCACCACGGCCTGCTGATGCCCTACTACGGGAACGCCACCAGCCGCGCCACGAGCGAGCCGCACGGAACCTTCACTACCCGCGACCGGTATGCGCTGATCATGCGGAACAACGGCTCCCGTACCGACGGGGCGGAGATGTGCACCCCGGCCAGCGAGACGCTGCGAACTCTGACCACCGCGGGGCACCAGTCGTTGCTGGAGCCGCAGACCATCGCGGTCGAGGACTGCCTGTTCCGGATGCTGGAGCCGCACGAGGTCGCCGCTGGCATGGCGTTCACAGGCGGCTACGTGGTGCTGGGCAATAAGCGCGAGAAGGTTCGCCAGCTCGGCAACGCCGTCACTCCACCCGCAGCGCGCGACCTCATCGCCGCCGTCGCCGAATCCCTCGGCCACGACCTGAGCGACCTGGACGCCGCCTGACCGGGCCGCAGTCGGCCGGACCTCGCCGCAGGTCCGGCCTCTCGGCCGCCCGGCCATTGACACGTAACCGTCAACCACGACAGGAGATCCGCGATGAACTACCCCACCTTCAACAGCCGCAACACCACTCTGTCCGTGTTCCTGCTGACCCGCACCGACGAGGTCGACTACGAGGAGGCGGCGGCTCAGGTCGTGATCGCTGGCGACGCCGACCAGGCGCGGCGGATCGCGATGGAGAACCTGAGCAAGGACCAACAGCTGTCGTGGCTGGACCCCCAGCGCTCCACCTGCGTTGAGGTAGCCACCGGCGTCCACGGCGAACCGAGCCACGTCCTGACCGCCCACGCGGCCTGCTGACCCAGCCCCGGGACCGAACGAACCCAGCGAGGAGAAACAGCCCATGACCCAGCCGACCAACCACGAAGCTAACGGCAGTCACGATCACGCCGACAGTGCTGAACAGGACGACTTCCAGGTGGCCGTGACCGCGGTCACCCGCGCGATCCGCGCGATCAACAACGATCAGCGCGGCGGCGACGGCGCCGAGTTCATCACCCACCTGATCGCCACCGTCGCCGCGAACCTTGGCAGCAGCGCCGCGGTCACCGCGGGCCGTCCGGGATCGTGGGAAGCCGCCGGCGTGGGTGACCTGCTGCGCAGCACCGTCGGCTACGACGACGAATACCTGCTGGGATTTCGCACAGAGCCGGTCGAGGTTGTCGTCAACAGCTTCTACGAACTCGATGACCTCGGTATGTTCGAGACCTACGAGGCCAGCACTAGCCACATCGGCCGCGTGCTCTTCGGTGACCGCTGGACCCCGTCACGTGACCGGCTGAGTCTGGAGCAGCTGGAGCAGATCGAAGAGATCGAGGAACTGCTGGTCGAGCTGGAGAAGGCCGACTGCGGTACCTACGAGCAACGGTTCGCCGAGACCGTCCAGGCCCGTCTGGAGCAGCTGCGCGCCGACGATGCGAACCGCTACCCCGAACACCTGACTGTCACGGTCCGATTCGCCGGGGACGAGGCCACGAGCAATGACGAGCTGACCGATGGGTGGGGCAGCGACCTGGCCAGCCTCCTCTACCAGTACGCCCGCGAAACCACCCTGCTGCCCGGGACCGCCACCGCTCCGGACTGGACGGTCGGCCAACGCCACGCCGACACCGTCCTGGCCACCGGCCACTGGCCGCACCTCCGCGTGCCCTTCCTCGCCCACTACGGCATACCCGCCACGAAGGAGAGCTGACCATGTCGCAGCGCATCCCGAACGGCACCCTCCTCACGACATACGACCAACTGATTGAGCTGGTGTCCTGGGCAATGACTCCGGTGGTGATCGACAACACCGGCACACCTTGGATCGTGTTCGAGACCGACGACGGCGACGACTGGGCGTTCACCGTGCCCTGCCCCGACGACAACATTTCCGGCCGCACGGACTTCGACGGCCTGTGCGAGCGTGGCGCGCTGCGTGTGGCGTTCAACGGCGACTTCAGCCCGAAGGCGTGGCCAAGTGGGAACACCGACCAGGAGGTGACGGCATGACGATCAAGATCCGGCTGTCCGGAGAGCCCGACGAAATTACCCGCCTCGTAGACCACCTCCGCGACCACTTCGAGGTCGCCGGCACCGACCGCGCCTACCCCAACCGCGGCTCCTTCGGCGTACGCGTCTACCTCGAACTCCGCGATCCCGCCGACGACCAGGCGGCTCCGCGGCGCGAGCGCAGCGAACGCGTCAACCCCGGCCGCCGCGAGGTTGAACCGTGACCGGCACCCGAGCCCGACAGGCCGCGACGGCAGCCGACCCCGACCATCAGGCGCTTTGCCTGGCCGCGCACTGGCACGCTGACCACGGATTCGCGGTGTTCCCGCTGGTACCGGGCCGCAAAACGCCGGCTGTCGAGGACTGGGAAACCGCCGCCACCACCGACCACCTCGCGATCGCCCGCACCTGGCGACGAGCGCCCTACAACATCGGCGTCGCAACCGGTCCGTCCCGGCTTCTCGTCGTTGACCTGGACCAGCCCAAGAGCCCCGACGACGTGGCACCCGAGCCGTGGGGAAGCCGCTCCGCAGCAAACGGAGCCGACGTACTCGCCCTGGTCGCCGCCGATCACGCGACCCAGCCGCCGGACACCGACACCTACACAGCTACGTACACAGTCACCACGCCATCAGCCGGCCGCCACCTGTACTACCGGCAACCCGCCGCCGGCCAGCTCGGCAACAGTGCCTGCCGCATCGGATGGAAAATCGACACCCGCGGCCGGGGAGGCTACGTCGTCGGCGCCGGATCGATCACCCCCGCCGGCCGCTACCACGCCGAAACCACTCCGCAGCCGCAGCCGCTACCCAGCTGGATCATCGACGCGCTCGACACGACCCCACCGACCGACGAGAAGCCGGGGGCAGCAGCGACCCTGCGGAACACCAGCGCCTACACCCTCGCCGCGCTCTCCGGCGAACTCGACAAAGTCCTCGCAGCCACCCCCGGACACCGCAACGACACCCTCAACCGTGCCGCCTTCGCGCTCGGCCAGCTCGCCGGCGCACAACTGCTCGACCACCACATCGCCCGAGACGAACTCGTCTCCGCCGCCGAACAAATCGGCCTACCCCGCAACGAAGCCGAACGCACCATCACCTCAGGACTCACCGCCGGCACACACCACCCACGCCGCCAACGCACCGCCTGAGCAGCAAGCAGGGTTCACCGAAAGCGCCGAAGGGGCCTCAGGAAGCCGTTGTACGGCTCCTGAGGCCCCCTCTCACTCTCAGCCCGTCTGCCTGGCCTGCGATTGCTGTGCGTCGATCGGCGGCACACCGGACCGACGCCATGCCCACAACAGCGTCGCCAGCACCCCGTCCACGAACCCGGGCTCACTGGGGCCGCTACCCCACGCCAGGTCCAGACGGGCAACCTCGCGCTCCGCGGCACAGGTCTCCTCCGCAATCAGCTCTTCGTAGGCCAGCTCGTACTCACCCGTGATCGGCGAAGGTCGAGCAAAAGCACGCGAACCGCCCTCAACGCCACCACCGACGAACACACAAGCCAGCCACTCACACGTCGCACAGACGCCGCTCAGGTATCCGTCCTCCGGCGCACCAGCCGCCTCTTCCGCGTCCGCACGCCGCTCGGCGACCAGCCACAACCTCGCGAACTCACCCACTGGGATACGCACGTTCCTCCGGGGTATCCGCTCAATATGCCGCGCCGTCAGCTCCATACCACAACACGATCCCACGCCCCACCGACAATGTCGCTCCGGTCAACGTGTCCGGTACTACAGGATGCCCGAATCCAGTTTGGGCGGGTCCGGTTGTCCACAGGCTCGGCCCGCTCGACGTGCTTGAAGTGGACCCAGACGTCGAATGCAACGGCGGATCATCCGCCGAGAGGCACATGCGAGTACCCCACTGACGCTGGTTTCCTCAAGGCCAGGGTCTCGTCAGTGGCGGTCCTGGTCGAGTTGGCTGGCAAGCTCTCGCCGGGCAGTAGTCGTCCTTGCCACCCCAAAGCACAACGCGGCGACCTGCGGCTCCACACGCACCACTCTGTCCAGGGCGACCTCGAGTAGCTCGGTCGCCTCCGGATCTAGGGCCGCGACTTCAAGTTTCGCGAGCTCATCGGCTGTGGTCGGCCGTGTCCTTGCCGCTCTTACCACTGTGGCCGCTTCGGCGACCGCTGAGCTCACTGCGTCTGAGGCAAGATCAGCGATCACTTCCTCGAAGTACTCCCAAGGCTCGATTGGGTCAGGACGAGTAGACCGGCCAGGCTCCGGTTTAACCTGCGATAGCAGACGCACATCGACGGTGGTCGTCACCGACTTCGAGAGAGTGCCGATGGCTCCCATCAGCGCCGCTGCGTTGGCGCGGCTACTGCTGTCTCCGATCAGCGACGCCTTCAGGGCGACTTCGACGTGCCCACACAGTTCGTCGGCGAACTCGCTCATGCGCATCACCAGCCCTGCAAAGTCCTCAATCGGCTGCGGTGCTGGACAGTCGATCGCAGTCATGCCGAGGTCGATCAACCGTCGCAGCCATCGCGGTCGAGCGGCCGCCATACCGTCGTCAAGCATGTCCCACGCCAGATAAGGGCCAACGGGTGCGATGCTTGAAAACCGGTCTGTGACGGCAGCATCGAGGGTCTCAACCATTTCGATAAGCTTCTCGTGTTGATGACTCTGCGGCTCAGCGAACAGCCTGCCGGCCGCGAACAGCCAGGTATTGCGCCAGTGCGGGCTAGGAGCCAACAAACTGAGGCGTTTGAGGACCGTGTCGAGTTCACCAGTCGTGATCCGCCTGGCTGCCATCATCTCCTGCAGCGAGCGGACGTCGAAGCCATATCCGTCGGTGCGCGGCACTAGAAGCACGAGCCGGTGGGTGGCCGCTTGGACGATCCGCTCAAGGAGTCGCGCATCTTTCCCGGTCGGGTCGTACCCTTCGTCGGCTAGTACGTGCCAGGCGATCGCGGATAGGTCATCTTCCGACATTGTGGCGGTACCGCCATCAGCTGTTTCGCTCCGCCTCTGAAGCTCAAGACCAACGCGTTCGTGAAGGTCGAGGACTTGCTCTCCGTGATCGCGGAGCAACTCAGCAAACCGGGTGTTCTCCTTAGTCTGCTCGCGTCGTGCCACGACGTCGTAGTACCGCCAGAAGAGTCGGAAGCGGTCCGGATCGAGTGGGCCCGCACCTTCAGCAATG
This Kribbella sp. NBC_00482 DNA region includes the following protein-coding sequences:
- a CDS encoding bifunctional DNA primase/polymerase, which encodes MTGTRARQAATAADPDHQALCLAAHWHADHGFAVFPLVPGRKTPAVEDWETAATTDHLAIARTWRRAPYNIGVATGPSRLLVVDLDQPKSPDDVAPEPWGSRSAANGADVLALVAADHATQPPDTDTYTATYTVTTPSAGRHLYYRQPAAGQLGNSACRIGWKIDTRGRGGYVVGAGSITPAGRYHAETTPQPQPLPSWIIDALDTTPPTDEKPGAAATLRNTSAYTLAALSGELDKVLAATPGHRNDTLNRAAFALGQLAGAQLLDHHIARDELVSAAEQIGLPRNEAERTITSGLTAGTHHPRRQRTA
- a CDS encoding DUF3970 family protein, whose amino-acid sequence is MTIKIRLSGEPDEITRLVDHLRDHFEVAGTDRAYPNRGSFGVRVYLELRDPADDQAAPRRERSERVNPGRREVEP
- a CDS encoding DNA cytosine methyltransferase, with the translated sequence MTLTMTDLFCGAGGSSTGAVQVPGVTVKLAANHWKLAVETHNSNHPTTDHDCADLSQVDPRKYPRTNILWASPECTNHSQAKGKKRNVDATPDLFGDTLPDEAAERSRATMWDVVRFAEHHRYDAIVVENVVDAALWVLWPAWRSGLDALGYCVHVVYLNSMHAQAGGLPAPQSRDRLYVVAHLRTSGCPDLNRWTRPQAWCEGCGRMVRAMQAWKKPERTWGRYRAQYVWRCPNVACRNQIVEPGWLPAAAAIDWTLTGERIGDRARPLADKTMARIRAGLARYVKPELLVPVEGRDGKTAAPLSEAMRTMTTRNETGLLVPAGGTWNETATTLAEVMRTRTTRESEALVVPLRNHNTTKKATDPFDTFAAAGNHHGLLMPYYGNATSRATSEPHGTFTTRDRYALIMRNNGSRTDGAEMCTPASETLRTLTTAGHQSLLEPQTIAVEDCLFRMLEPHEVAAGMAFTGGYVVLGNKREKVRQLGNAVTPPAARDLIAAVAESLGHDLSDLDAA